One genomic window of Leptospira paudalimensis includes the following:
- a CDS encoding sigma-54-dependent transcriptional regulator — protein sequence MQKLIYILDDEKEIRKSLRVILEDEDYVVEDFSNGKTLMKALSKERPSLLLLDVWVGKEDGLVILDECKKLFPSLPVVMISGHGTIELAVNATKKGAIDFLEKPLSIEKVIQTIETSIEKTKDSGLPDFQLEVDQILGESPSITRVKFSVFQAAETNARVFIFGENGTGKELTARSIHQNSKRKNEPYIEFNCASLPEDTTEQELFGSEFVQGEPNEIKIGKWELAQHGTLFLDEVCDLSLSLQSKVLKVILDQKLERVGGKETIPVDVRIIAATNSNVEEAIREGKFREDLYYALNVIPIELPPLRERNQDIPLLAEFYLKKSISKNNLSAKTIDREGLDALSSHFWPGNVRELANIIERLSILVPGETIRAKDVKEALHGFKKANEMVARGDLKHAKEEFERQYIIKTLQICEGNVTRTSKALGIERTHLYRKLRSLNISVEQLIEG from the coding sequence ATGCAGAAATTGATTTATATATTAGATGATGAGAAAGAAATTCGTAAATCATTACGAGTCATTTTAGAAGACGAAGATTATGTAGTTGAAGATTTTTCAAATGGAAAAACTTTAATGAAAGCTTTGTCCAAGGAAAGACCTTCCCTATTATTATTGGATGTTTGGGTTGGAAAGGAAGATGGTTTAGTCATATTAGATGAATGCAAAAAACTTTTCCCCAGTCTTCCCGTCGTGATGATTTCCGGTCATGGAACGATTGAACTTGCCGTAAATGCTACAAAAAAAGGCGCAATCGATTTTTTGGAAAAACCATTGTCCATTGAAAAGGTGATCCAAACAATCGAAACTTCAATTGAAAAAACAAAAGATTCTGGACTGCCAGATTTTCAGCTTGAGGTAGATCAAATTTTAGGTGAATCACCTTCCATCACTCGTGTTAAGTTTTCTGTTTTCCAAGCTGCAGAAACAAATGCCCGTGTTTTTATTTTTGGTGAAAATGGAACAGGAAAAGAATTAACAGCTAGGTCAATCCATCAAAATTCAAAACGGAAAAATGAACCTTACATTGAATTTAATTGTGCTTCCTTACCGGAAGATACAACTGAACAGGAGTTATTTGGATCTGAATTTGTCCAAGGGGAACCAAACGAGATAAAAATTGGGAAATGGGAACTTGCCCAACATGGCACTCTTTTTTTGGATGAAGTATGTGATTTGAGTTTATCCTTACAATCGAAAGTATTAAAAGTCATTCTTGACCAAAAATTGGAAAGAGTCGGTGGTAAGGAAACCATCCCTGTAGATGTCCGTATCATTGCGGCTACCAATTCAAATGTAGAGGAAGCAATCCGTGAAGGTAAATTTCGAGAAGATTTGTATTATGCACTCAATGTAATACCTATCGAATTACCGCCGTTACGTGAAAGAAACCAAGATATTCCTCTCCTTGCAGAATTTTATTTAAAAAAATCCATATCAAAAAACAATTTATCTGCTAAAACCATTGATCGAGAAGGTCTCGATGCTCTTTCTTCCCATTTCTGGCCAGGAAATGTAAGGGAACTTGCTAATATCATTGAACGATTGAGCATCTTAGTTCCAGGTGAAACCATCCGAGCTAAAGATGTCAAAGAAGCTTTACACGGATTCAAAAAAGCAAATGAAATGGTGGCAAGGGGAGACTTAAAACATGCAAAAGAAGAGTTTGAGCGCCAATA
- a CDS encoding HPr family phosphocarrier protein: MKQIQLKIREDSTGLHARPASLFVKVAASFPCEIFVMKDDIEVNGKSIMGLMMLALGPGTVFSVKADGNKEEEALQALETLVTQNFETNAK; this comes from the coding sequence TTGAAACAAATCCAATTAAAGATTAGAGAAGATAGTACAGGACTCCATGCAAGACCAGCATCTTTATTTGTAAAAGTAGCTGCTAGTTTTCCTTGTGAAATTTTTGTTATGAAAGATGACATCGAAGTAAATGGGAAATCAATCATGGGTCTTATGATGCTCGCGTTAGGACCAGGAACTGTGTTTTCCGTAAAAGCTGATGGAAACAAGGAAGAGGAGGCATTACAAGCTTTAGAAACTCTTGTGACTCAAAATTTTGAAACAAATGCCAAGTAA
- the hprK gene encoding HPr(Ser) kinase/phosphatase, whose translation MPVPGITVETILRDHEDLQLVLVTGEVGLSNRINSAEINRPGLSLTGFFDFFANDRIQILGKGEWAYLNSLSQEKLNEITDKFFEFHLNCIIYTHGNEPQIPFVERAKEKGIPLFKTEIATHRFITLISQILDRALAPRTMRHGVLIEVFGIGTLLTGRSGVGKSETALELIERGHRLVADDMVEIRRLSESYLIGSCSDLLRHHMEIRGLGILNIKDLFGVGSVRDHKLIELIINLKEWEEQTSGDYERTGIEQSMEEILGVSVPYIEIPVKPGRNIPIIVETAAMNQRLRKMGKNSAKEFSNKLNTYIQQSTIETNPIKD comes from the coding sequence ATGCCAGTTCCAGGAATTACAGTGGAAACCATTCTTCGAGACCATGAAGACTTACAACTTGTATTGGTTACTGGAGAGGTTGGACTATCGAATCGAATTAATAGTGCAGAAATCAATCGACCTGGTCTTTCCCTTACAGGTTTTTTTGATTTTTTTGCCAATGACAGAATCCAAATTTTAGGTAAAGGGGAATGGGCATATCTCAATTCATTATCACAAGAGAAACTAAACGAAATCACTGATAAGTTTTTTGAGTTCCATCTCAATTGCATCATCTACACACATGGGAATGAACCACAAATTCCTTTTGTGGAAAGAGCAAAAGAAAAAGGAATTCCGTTATTCAAAACAGAAATTGCCACCCATCGATTCATTACCTTGATTTCGCAAATTTTAGATCGAGCCCTCGCACCAAGGACCATGCGCCATGGAGTACTCATTGAAGTGTTTGGGATTGGAACCTTACTGACTGGTCGATCGGGTGTGGGAAAAAGTGAAACAGCACTTGAACTCATTGAAAGAGGCCACCGTTTGGTTGCTGACGATATGGTTGAGATTAGACGTCTCAGTGAAAGTTATTTGATAGGTTCGTGTTCCGATTTACTCCGCCACCATATGGAAATTAGGGGACTTGGTATCCTTAACATCAAAGATTTGTTTGGTGTTGGATCTGTTAGGGATCATAAACTCATAGAACTTATCATCAATTTAAAAGAATGGGAAGAACAAACATCTGGAGATTACGAAAGAACAGGTATTGAACAGAGTATGGAAGAAATACTTGGTGTATCAGTTCCTTATATCGAAATCCCAGTTAAACCTGGTAGAAATATTCCTATTATTGTGGAAACCGCAGCTATGAACCAAAGGTTACGTAAGATGGGGAAAAATAGCGCAAAAGAATTTTCTAATAAACTCAATACCTATATCCAGCAGAGCACCATTGAAACAAATCCAATTAAAGATTAG
- a CDS encoding LIC_11548 family sensor histidine kinase, whose product MPSKFSRFLPSLSDENRYYVRDIFIFFLTLAISVGFSELVFFREEEDISFYSKLDTYVFILIPFFILSLILSYIYRNRRNRETGKIRSSIRYRLTLAFLFVALVPSLPIFILSSNLTGRLIEGFYRVDISNALRSANLLVHQVERENQNSFLELVSKFRSALLREKSEGFTIFQNGIKDGLIEKNEYYLGYREKNKVQFESKNLFRQFSALEFVESEKSGIYLSRYYDHEKSYLVAKFDLDNDRTVMIAERIHKGMESDVLNIINATSTYEKVSLWKEKIPFSVRITIASFSFSMFLIAILFSFLFARRISKPIINLANATKKVSLGESDVRLEKTEEGEMGILIDSFNQMVSDLKAKSDELMHTQRIAAWKEVAQRMAHEIKNPLTPIQLSAQRIQRKFQNPKKENLESVIFDATETIIGQVRVLEHLVKEFSEFARMPVPVLINQHINPILEEAVALFRDTSDIEFELKLAENLPEIFLDKRLFLGVINNLIKNAVEAILSHDNSKEEMDILETKRKKIRVMSKLQKKALRKSVIVEIDDSGPGLKEEWREKIFEPYFSTKEKHGSGIGLTIVQKTIIDHHGHISVENSKLGGCKFRIELPLELS is encoded by the coding sequence ATGCCAAGTAAATTCTCTCGTTTCTTGCCATCTCTTTCTGACGAAAATCGTTATTATGTCCGTGATATTTTTATCTTTTTTTTGACGTTAGCCATCTCCGTTGGTTTTTCCGAACTTGTATTCTTTCGGGAAGAAGAAGATATATCTTTCTACTCAAAATTAGATACTTACGTATTCATCCTCATTCCGTTTTTTATCCTTTCTTTAATTTTGAGTTATATCTATAGGAACCGTAGGAATCGTGAAACTGGTAAAATTCGAAGTTCCATTCGGTACAGGCTCACACTTGCTTTTTTATTTGTAGCTCTTGTGCCTTCTTTACCTATCTTTATATTGTCATCGAACCTGACGGGAAGGCTCATTGAAGGTTTTTATCGAGTTGATATATCGAATGCGTTACGTTCCGCAAATTTACTTGTCCACCAAGTAGAGAGAGAAAATCAAAATTCTTTTTTGGAACTAGTCTCTAAGTTTCGTTCGGCACTACTCCGTGAAAAATCCGAAGGATTTACGATTTTTCAGAATGGAATCAAAGATGGACTGATTGAAAAAAATGAATACTATTTAGGTTACCGTGAAAAAAATAAAGTTCAGTTTGAGTCCAAAAATTTATTCCGCCAATTTTCTGCTTTGGAGTTTGTAGAATCTGAAAAAAGTGGAATCTACTTAAGTCGTTATTATGATCATGAAAAATCCTATTTAGTTGCAAAATTTGATTTAGACAATGACCGAACTGTCATGATAGCAGAGCGAATCCATAAAGGAATGGAGTCAGATGTATTAAATATCATCAATGCAACTTCAACCTATGAAAAGGTAAGTTTGTGGAAAGAAAAAATTCCGTTCAGTGTTCGCATTACAATCGCTAGTTTTTCTTTTTCCATGTTTTTAATTGCAATCTTGTTTTCTTTTTTATTTGCGAGGCGAATTTCAAAACCCATTATCAATTTGGCAAATGCTACAAAAAAAGTTTCTCTTGGTGAATCTGATGTCAGATTAGAAAAAACCGAGGAAGGAGAAATGGGTATTTTGATTGATAGTTTCAATCAAATGGTTAGTGATTTAAAAGCAAAATCCGATGAGCTCATGCACACACAACGGATAGCCGCCTGGAAAGAAGTGGCACAACGGATGGCACACGAAATCAAAAATCCACTCACTCCCATTCAACTCTCGGCACAAAGGATCCAACGAAAATTCCAAAATCCGAAGAAGGAAAATTTAGAATCAGTGATCTTTGATGCAACGGAAACTATCATTGGACAAGTACGTGTTCTGGAACATTTGGTGAAGGAATTTAGCGAATTTGCTAGAATGCCAGTTCCTGTCCTCATCAACCAACACATCAATCCTATCTTGGAAGAAGCAGTAGCCCTTTTTCGAGATACATCTGATATAGAATTTGAACTAAAGCTTGCGGAAAATTTACCAGAAATATTCCTCGATAAACGATTGTTTCTTGGTGTGATCAATAATCTTATCAAAAATGCTGTGGAAGCAATATTGTCGCATGACAATTCAAAAGAAGAGATGGACATATTAGAAACAAAACGTAAAAAAATTCGTGTCATGTCTAAATTGCAAAAAAAAGCACTTAGGAAAAGTGTCATCGTTGAAATTGACGATTCTGGTCCTGGTCTTAAGGAAGAATGGAGGGAAAAAATATTTGAACCCTATTTTTCAACGAAGGAAAAACATGGATCAGGAATTGGACTAACCATTGTCCAAAAAACAATCATAGATCACCATGGTCACATCTCGGTTGAAAACTCAAAGTTAGGTGGGTGTAAGTTTCGAATCGAACTTCCCTTGGAACTTTCCTGA
- the rpoN gene encoding RNA polymerase factor sigma-54, with translation MKLGASLSQRQTQKLVMTQDLRQSIELLSLSTLELSDKIQNELLENPLLDEVGVDEKSKMPELFSIDEVKRLEKLNHEKSTDVNWQDSYSLEGPRTYDTEASDRNQKYIESSTRGETLEEHLLNQLRLIKLTKLEFEIGEVLISMIDEKGFITDDLTLVSKEMGYPEAKVRRVLQVINELDPIGIGAKDMQETLLIQGRILFPDNIVLHQLIGEFLSDLEKVDYKKIAKNLKITEEDILSLARLIKKLEPYPATTYQGRKIDYVVADVVVKQVGNEFNIFINDEWLPKLTIQEEYKELLNHKLPPKEKEYFQTKYSSAQWLIRSIQQRRQTLQRVVSCIIDFQVDFFRGGIGFIKPLTLKEVAEKLNLHESTISRITTNKYIQTTWGIFELKWFFSSGVKSAEGGKESSKKIHEIIRNLVKEEDENNPLSDQDIVELMEKKGIEIARRTVAKYRKVLRILPSNERKRISSLKG, from the coding sequence ATGAAACTCGGGGCTTCACTTTCACAACGCCAAACGCAAAAACTGGTGATGACCCAGGACTTACGTCAGTCCATTGAACTATTATCTTTATCAACTCTAGAATTATCAGACAAAATTCAAAACGAATTATTGGAAAACCCACTCCTTGACGAAGTGGGAGTAGACGAAAAATCGAAAATGCCGGAGCTTTTTTCCATTGATGAAGTAAAACGATTGGAAAAACTCAATCACGAAAAAAGTACAGATGTTAATTGGCAAGATAGTTATTCGTTAGAAGGCCCACGAACCTATGATACCGAAGCAAGTGATCGAAATCAGAAATACATCGAATCTTCCACACGTGGAGAAACATTAGAAGAACATTTGCTGAACCAACTGCGACTCATCAAACTCACAAAATTGGAATTTGAAATTGGTGAAGTGTTAATCAGTATGATAGATGAAAAAGGTTTCATCACTGATGATTTGACACTTGTATCCAAGGAAATGGGTTATCCTGAGGCCAAAGTTCGTAGGGTATTGCAAGTGATCAATGAGTTGGACCCAATTGGAATTGGAGCCAAGGATATGCAAGAAACCCTTCTCATCCAAGGAAGGATTTTGTTTCCTGATAATATCGTATTGCACCAACTGATAGGGGAATTTCTTTCTGATTTAGAAAAGGTTGATTATAAAAAAATTGCAAAAAATTTAAAAATCACTGAAGAAGATATTCTAAGTTTGGCTAGGTTGATTAAAAAATTAGAACCATACCCTGCTACAACTTACCAAGGAAGAAAAATTGATTATGTAGTTGCCGATGTTGTTGTGAAACAAGTGGGAAACGAGTTTAATATTTTTATCAATGACGAATGGTTACCAAAACTCACAATCCAAGAAGAATACAAAGAATTATTAAACCATAAGCTCCCTCCAAAAGAGAAAGAATACTTTCAGACAAAGTATAGTTCCGCGCAGTGGCTCATCAGGTCCATCCAACAAAGAAGGCAAACCTTACAGAGAGTTGTTAGTTGTATTATCGATTTCCAGGTTGATTTTTTTAGAGGTGGAATTGGTTTTATCAAACCTCTCACACTCAAAGAAGTTGCTGAAAAATTAAATTTACATGAATCAACAATCTCTCGTATCACCACCAATAAATACATCCAAACCACTTGGGGAATTTTTGAATTAAAGTGGTTTTTTTCCTCTGGTGTAAAATCAGCGGAAGGTGGAAAAGAGAGTTCTAAAAAAATACATGAAATCATTCGGAATTTGGTCAAAGAAGAAGATGAAAACAATCCTCTTTCCGACCAAGATATCGTGGAACTGATGGAGAAAAAAGGTATTGAAATTGCGCGTAGGACTGTGGCAAAATACCGTAAGGTCTTACGCATCCTTCCATCCAACGAAAGAAAGCGAATCAGTTCACTCAAGGGGTAA